DNA sequence from the Bordetella genomosp. 9 genome:
TGGAGGCCTACCAGAAATGGGCGGGCGACAAGAAGAACGCCGAGACCAAGGAAAACCTGGATGCCCTCATCAAGGACATCCAGAACACCGACACCTACAAGTCGCTCAACGATGCCTTCAAGAACTCCGAGTTCTACAAGGAGATGCAGGCGTCCGGCAAGAAGATCAACGAATACCTGGACCAGCAGTCCAAGGGTTCGGTGAAACGGCCGAATGTCTCCCTGACGCTGTCCATGGGCGGCGACGGCGGCAGCGGCAATCGCGGCGGCCAGGTCAACCTGACCAACGGGGGCAGGATCCTGACCACCGGCGACATCTCGTACGGCGTGCTCGGGCAGTCCATCGGCGGCGGCGGCGGGCAGGGCGGCGTCGCGTACTCGTCCGGCACCAACAAAACGAACCTGGGCGGTACGCTCGGCGGCAAGGGCGGTTCCGGCAACGTCGGCGGCGAAGTCATCGTCAAGAACCAGGGCACCATCCAGACCTACGGCGGCGCATCCTACGGTGTCTTCGCCGAGTCGGTGGGCGGCGGCGGCGGCATCGGCGTCGGCGCCCTCAGCAGCGACAACAAGAACCTGGTGATCAACTTCACCGCCGGCGGCAGCGGCGGCAGCGGCGCCAACGGCGGCGCGGTAACGGTGCAGAACAGCGGCACCATCCAGACCCGGGGCGACGAGGCGCACGCGATCGTCGCGCAAAGCGTGGGCGGCGGCGGTGGCGCCTTCATGATGGCCCCGCCGCCCAGCGACGCCGACGCCCCCGCGGCCACGGATGAAAAGGCTGCTTCCGCGGGCTCGCTGAAGGAACTGCTGAAGGCCGTCGGGATCGAAAAAATCCCCGCGGCGTCGACGGATGCCGGCAAGAAGCCTTCGTCCAAATCCGGCAGCTTCACGCTCGGCGGTTCCGGCGGCATGTCCGGCGGCGGCGGTGCGGTGACGGTCACCCATAGCGGCACCGTCACGACATCAGGCCTGGCCGCATTCGGCATCTTCGCGCAGTCCGTCGGTGGCGGCGGCGGCATCTCCAACGCCGCGGGCAGCCCCGGCGGCGTCAAGTATGCGGCGTCCTATGGCGGCAAGGGCGGCTCTTCCGGCAACGGCGGCGTCGTCAAGGTGGAGCTGGGCAACAATGCCTCGATCCGCACCGCCGGTGACTACTCCACGGCCGTGTATGCGCAGTCCATCGGCGGCGGCGGCGGCTACGGCGGCGCGTCGGTGCTGCAGGGCTATACGCTGCCGGTGTTCGGCAACAGCGGCGGCACCAGCGGCGACGGCGGCTATATCGAAGTCCGCACGATCGAAGGCGCCACCACCATTCAGACGCAAGGCGCCAAGGCGCATGGCGTGGTCGCGCAATCGCTGGGCGGCGGTGGCGGCACGGTCAGCGAGCTGCTCAAGACCGACACCACCGCGCGCGCCGCGCTGGAAAAAACCGCCACGGCGCTGACTGCCGTCGTCAAGGCGACGGGCGGCACCGGCACGCTGCTGGACAACATCGACAAGGTGCCGGAAGACCTGCAAGGCGTGGCGCGCTTGTTCGGCAATGACAAGGACACGGTCAACAACGTCCTGAACGCCCTGACGACCAGCCTGAACCAGCGCAGCGCTTCCCAGGGCACCGGCGGCGAGATCTGGGTGAAGCTGAATGGCGACATCAAGACCAACGGCGCCGATTCGTATGGCATCTTCGCCCAGAGCGGCTTCCAGCAAAGCACCGGCGCGCTCGATCCCACCCGTGCCGGTGGCAAGATCAGCGTCGACTACACGGGCGTCCTGCAAGGCGGTTCCGGCGACGGCGCGGCCATTGCCATCGACGGCGGCAAGTCCAACGTCATCACCATCGGAGCCGGGTCGTACGTCAGCGCGCTTTCGGGCCACGCCATCGTATCGACCTTCGGCCAGGAATCGGTGCGCAACTACGGCACCGTGGTGGGCGACATCAACCTGGCCCGCAACAACACCACGGAGTGGAACGAGTTCCGCAACGAGGCCGGGGGCACCTATGTGTCCGGCGGCAGCGGCATGGTCAACGTCAGCAATGGCGCGGGCTGGTTCTACAACGCCGGCAGCTTCGACGTGGGCGGCGTGGACACGATTTCCACCGCGACGGTCAACAAGGTCGACGTGCTCCTGGGCGGCGCCCTGCTGGTGGACGTCAACAGCCTGGCGGCGCCGGGTACGCCCAACGCCGACGTGTTGAAGGGCGCCAGGATATTCGTGGACGGCGTGGCGATCCAGCCCCACGCCGTGGATGGCCTGCTGCCCGGCACCTTCCAGGTGTTGTCTGCGGATTCCCTGGTGGTGAGGCAGCCGGCCACCGCCGGGGCCAACCCCGCCAGCCCGATTTCCTGGTCGGCGACGCAGACCGGCAACACCGTCTCGATTTCGCCGTCGGCGGATTTCGCGGGCAAGGCGCCCAGCGATCTCACCAACACCGAACGCTCGCTGGTCAGCAGCCTGCAAAGCGCCTGGGACGCCAGCAACCCAGGGGTGGCCGGTTTCTTCGCGGCCATGGCGAATATCGACTCGCCTGATAAATACGCCAGCGCGCTCAACAGCCTGACCGCCACCGAAGACCTGGCCCAGGTGGCCACCCGCCAGACGCTGGCCGGCCGCAAGTCCCTGAACGCCGCCCTGAGCTGCCCGGTCTTCGACGGCGACGGCGTCACCCTGCGCGAAACGCAATGCGTGTGGTCACGCATCACCGGCTCGCGCACGACCCAGAGCAGCAGTTCGGCGGGTGACGGCTTCTGGCAGAACGGCATCAGCTATCGCCTGGGCGGGCAGTGGGAGATCCGCCCGGACTGGTTCTTCGGGGTCACGGGCGCCTACAACACCAATTCCATGCACACCAACGACCGTATGACGTCGGTGCGGGGACAAGGTGGCGACGTCTCCGTGTCGCTGAAGCACCAGAGCGGCCCGTGGCTGCTGGCGGGCGCATTGCACGCCGGATACGGCAGCTATGACTCCGATTCCCTGTTCGTCATCGGCGACGATATGTGGAAAGCGGAAGCCCGCAATGACGTCTGGACCGCCGGCATGAGGTTGCGCGCGGCCTACGAGGTCGTGGCCGACAACTGGTATGTGCGGCCCTATGCGGACCTGGATGTGCTACACAGCTACATGCCCGGCTATACGCTGAGCGGCGACGGCGCGACGCTGAAGACCAGCTCGCTGAAGCAATGGACCTTCGCGATTTCGCCGATGATCGAAGTCGGCACCCGCGTCGACGCCGGCCGCTTCGGCTGGCTGCGTCCGTTCGTGTCCGTCGGCGGCACGTTCCTGGACAACAGCGGCTCGCGCAGCAAGGTGTCGTTCTCGGAAGGCGAAGGCGACGGGATCACGTTCACGTCGAAGTCTTCCCTGCCGAATCGCATGCTGAACCTGGGTGCGGGTGTCCAGCTCTACGCCAAGGACAAGTATGAGCTGCGCATGGAGTACCAGGCGCAGCTGGCATCGCATTTCACCAACCAGGAGCTCAGCCTGCGCGGGGCGTATCGGTTCTGAGGCTGCCATCGAACGCGCGCTGCAGCAGCGCGCGTATCGGTGCCCGTTCGATCGGGCGGGGATTCCAATAGGCATTCTGGCAGGCCAGATCGGCGGCGCGGTCGAGATCGGCTTCGCGCATGCCGAGCGCGGCAAGCGACACAGGCGCGCCAAGTTCGCGCGCCAATAGATGGATGCCCGTGGGCGCGTCGTCACAACCGAGCGCGTCCGCGATACGCGCCATCGCATGCGGGGCGGCGCTGGCGTTGTACGCCAGCGCGTGCGCCAGCACGACGGTGTGCGTGGGCGCGTGCGGCAGATCGAACGTTCCGCCCAGGGTATGGCACAGCTTGTGATGCAGCGCCATTCCGACCGCGCCCAGCACCGTTCCGCACAGCCAGGCGCCGTACAGCGCCCTGGCGCGTGCTTCGATGTTCGACGGTTCGCGCACGATGATCGGCAGACTGCCGGCCAGTGCGGCGATGCCCTCGTGCGCGAAAAGGTCCGTCACCGGGTTGGCGTCACGCGAATAGAGGCCTTCGGCGGCATGCGCGATCGCATTGATGCCGCTCGTCACCGACAGCGCGGTCGGCAGGCTCAGCGTCAGCTCGGGATCATAGATAACGGTCTTGGGAAGCACACGCAAGTCATTGCCGGTGCGCTTCAGGCCATCTTCGGTGAGGCCGTAGATGGGCGTCATTTCGCTACCGGCGTATGTCGTGGGTACTGCGATGATCGGCAATCCGCTGGTCAACGCAATGGCTTTCGCCAGGCCGATCGCGGAGCCTCCTCCGGCCGCAACGATGCAGTCGGCGCGGACTTGCGTGGCCAGTTCGCGCGCCTCGCGCGCCAGCTCGGCAGGCACATGCATCGCCGCGCGATCGAACAGGCCCGCGCAGGCGTCACCGAGCGTGTCGCACAGTGATTTGCCCAACGCGCGCTGCTCCGCGCCGCTTATGACGAGTGCGCGTCCGGCGCCCAGCAATCGTGCCTCGTCGGCGATGGTCGCGCGTTTTCCCGCGCCGAACACGACGCGTACGGCGCGGCCGCCGTAGACAAACTCACTGGCATGCATGGTTGGCGTCCTCGATGGGGTAGTCGACCTGTTTCCGTGCGACGCGAATGTCGCCGCCGCGCGCCGCCTTCATGCGGTTTCCTCGAGCGGGTTCAATACGAAGCGGTAGTCGAGCGTGTAGAAAGGTGTGTCCGACGTCGTGCCGTCGGGAGCGATGCCCGCCTCGTGGCGTTCCCAGTCGACGACCAGCGAGGAACGAACGCCGAACACCGCGTCGGAATCCAGGTAGCGGTCGCCGTCGCGAAACACATGCGTGATGAGCGGTTCGTAGCCTGCCGCCTGTATCCAGAAGTGCAGATGCGCGGGCCGCCACGGATGCCTGCCCAGCGCTTCCAGCATTTTGCCGACGGGGCCATCGTGAGGAATCGGATAGGCCTCCGCCAGGATGGAGCGGAAATGGAACGTGCCGTCCGCGGCAGTGCGCAGGCGGCCGCGTGCTTGCGGCACGATGCGGCCGTCGGCGTCCGTTTCGTGCTGGACGTCGTAGAAGCCGTCCTCGTCGGATTGCCATACATCGAGTTGCGCCCCGCCGACCGGCTCGCCATCGATGCCGGCCACGCTGCCGCTGACGAAGCATGGCATGCCGGCGGCGCCGTTCGCGATGTCGTCGCCCAACGCGTATTCCGGGGCGTCCGGCACGAAGAAGGGCCCGAGCACGGTCGCTTCGGTGCATGCGGGCGGCTTGCGATTGTTCTGCGAGGTCACCAGCATGGACAGCCCGAGCGTGTCGGACAGCAACACGAACTCCTGCCGGTGCTCGTCGGTGATATGGCCGACCTCGGTCAGAAAGCGGATCGCGTGGAACCACTCCTGTTCCGTGAGTTTCACCTCACGGGCGAATGCGTGCAGATGCTGCACGAGGCTGGTCATGACGGCGCGCAGGCGGTCGTTTTCACACTGCGACATGGACGCGATCACCGCCTGTGTAATCGTGTCTTCGTTGATATTGCGCATCGGTCTGCTCCGCAAGTATCCCGGCACTATAAACGCGTGCCGCGCGGTAAGCCGGAGACTTTGCCAGATCAGTCCTGGCCCTGAACTCCACATCCTTCATCATCTGCCAATTTTCGGCCATCTTTGCGTCGGAGTGTTTCCTGGGCCCGCGCCAAATCGACGCGATGCCGTTCAGTCCATGCGTACAGCGCCAAGCCTGCCGCCGTCAGCGCGAAGCCTGCCCATACGGCCGACAGCAGGCTGCTGCCCTGCGCGATGGCCTGCCCACCCGCCCAGGCGCCAACGGCGTTGGCCACGTTCAGGGCGGCGAGATTCATCGCGCCCATCAACGTCGGGGCGTCTGGCGCGGCCTGCGTCAGCCGGACCTGGATGGTCGGGATCGCCACCATCATCGTCGCGCCGACCGCGAACAGGCCCGCCATCAATACCCAGGCATTCCCGCCGCCCAGCGCCAACAGCGCCAGGGCAAGCAGCGCGCTGCCGAAGCCGATCAGCAGGCCCCGCGACGGATGGCGGTCGGCCAATCGGCCGCCGTAGATGTTGCCCACGGTCATGCCCACGCCGAACAGGCCCAGCGCGATCGGGATCCAGCGCTCGCCGAGCCCGGAGCCTTGGGTGACAAGCGGACCGATGAAGGTGTAGACCGCGAAGATGCTCGCCACGCCCAGGGCGGCGACCAGCACCATTGCCCAGACGGCCGGCCGGTTCAGCGCTCGCAGTTCCTGCAGCACCGGTCCACCGTCCAGCGCGGCGGAACGCGGTACCCAGGCCCATAGCGCCAGCAATGACAGCACGCCCAGCGCAGCCACGGCCAGATAGGCGTTGCGCCAACCCAGGGTCTGGCCCATCAGGGTAGCCAGCGGCGAGCCGACGATCGTGGCGATGGTCAGTCCGGTCATCACCAGTGCGAAGGCGCGTCCCCCTTGTCCCGGTCCGACGATGTAGGAGGCCACCACGGCGCCGGCGCCGAAGTAAGCGCCTTGCGGAATACCGCTCACGAAGCGCGCCAAAGTGAAGCTGCCCAGTCCAGCCGCGAACGCCGACAGCACGTTGCCCAGTACGAAGACCGCCATCAGGATCAACAGCAGATTCTTGCGGTTGAGCTTGGCGGCCAGGATGGTGACCGCCGGCCCGCCGAGCACCACGCCCAAGGCATACGCTTCAATGGCGTGCGTGGCGCCAGTCAGGTCCAGGTCCAGTCCCGCGGAGAACAACTGCAGCAGTCCCATGCTGGCGAATTCGGACGTCCCGATCGAAAAGGTCCCCAGGGCCAGCGCCAGCAGTGTCAGGGTCCTGCGGCTGATCTGGCGCGCATCGGTGCAATGCACCTTGGCCGATGCGCACTGGGGTTCGTAGGCTTCGTTGAACATGATGGTCTCTCCTGATGCCTGGGTTGGCTCGAGCGTGTTCAAACGCCCTGCGGCAGCGGCGCTTCCGGGTGCACCAGCCGCGCCTGGCGCAGCTCGCGCCAGAAGTCGGCCGGCACGTTCGCCTGCAGGCCGGCGCGATCCTCGGCGATACGCTCGGGGCGGCTGGCGCCGGGGATGACGGCAGCCACCGCCGGATGCGCCAGCGAGAATTGCAGTCCCGCCGCCTTCATGCTCACGCCATGGCTGTGGGCGATCGCCTTGATCGCCCGCACACGTTCCAGGATCTCCGGCGTCGCCGGGGCGTATTCGAAGTTCGGGCCGCCGACCAGCGCGCCTGAGCTATAGGGGCCACCGACCACGATGCCCAGGCCGCGCTCGGCCACCTTCGGCATCACCCGCTGCAGGGCGCGGGCATGATCGAGCAGCGTGTAGCGGCCGGCCAGCAGGAAGCCGTCGGGCCGCGGGCCCTGCAGGTCGAGCAGCAGTTCGATCGGCTCCACCCGATTCACCCCCAGGCCCCAGGCGCCGATCACGCCTTCGTCGCGCAGGCGATCGAGTGCCTTGAACGCGCCTTTGCGCGCGGTCTCGAAGACCCCGAGCCACTCGTCGCCGTAGAAGTCCTGGGCCACGTCATGCACCCATACGATGTCGAGCCGGTCCGTCTTCAGGCGTTGCAGGCTGTCCTCGATCGAACGCAGCGTCGCGGCTTCCGAGTAGTCGTTGACGATGCGGTTGGGACGTCCGTGGCGAAACACATCGCCCTTCTCGCCCAGGTCACGCGCCGAGACGTCTTCGACCTCGTCGAGGATCAGCCGGCCGACCTTGGTGGCCAGCACGTAGCTATCGCGGTCGCGGCCGGCCAACGCATTGCCCAGGCGCGCTTCCGCCAGGCCGGCGCCGTAGAAAGGCGCCGTATCGAAAAAGCGGATGCCATCCTGCCAGGCGGCGTCGACGGTGGCCCGGGCCTCGGGCTCGGGGATGGCGCGGAACATGTTGCCGAGTGGCGCGGTGCCGAAGCCCAGGTGGCCGGTGATGAGGTTCTTCAAGGTCATGACGCTCTCCGTTCGTGGATGGAATGAACGAATGATGGGCGTCGGCTAGTAATTCATCCAATTTATTTAATGGATTTAAGAATTATCTGTGAGAATATAGCTGGATGAGATACGACCTGAACCTGCTGCCGATCTTCGTCGCCTTGATGGAGGAGCGCAGCGTGACCCGCGCCGCCGACCGGCTGGGCATGACCCAGGCCGCGCTGTCCAATGCGCTGGCACGGCTGCGCACCATGCTGCAGGATCCCTTGTTCATCCGCGAGCGCTACGGCATGCGCCCCACGGCAAAGGCCGAAGCGCTGGCGCCGACGCTGGCGCAGGCGCTTGCCGCGATGGATACCGTCGTGCTGGGCCAGCAGGCCTTCGATCCGTCGCGCGCCGACCACATCGTCACGATCGCGCCCAACAGCTACGTCGAATTCGTTCTGGTGCCCGCCCTGGTCGCCCGCCTGAGCGCACTGGCGCCGGGCATCCGCCTGCGTACGTTGCCCTATGGCACCGACCTGACCGAAACGGGTGTGATTTCAGGCAACACCGCGATGGCGCTGGGCCGTATCAATGATGCGCCGGACAATCTTGTCGTACAGCACGTGGCCGACGACGGCCTGGCCTGCGTGGTGCGCGCGGACCATCCTGTCGTCGGTTCGCGCATCACCCGGGCCCAATACGAAGGACTCAGGCACGTCAACGTGATGCCGCCGGGGCGGCTGCGCGCGGGCCTGTTCCAGGCCTTGGAGCGGCAAGGGCTCAAGCGGGACGTAGTGGCTTCAGTCACGCACTTCGCCTCGATTCCGGAGATCGTCGCCGCCACCGATTATTGCGCGACGCTGCCGCAATTGATCTGCCGGCGGCTGTCACAGGATGCGCGCCTGAAGGTACTGCCCACGCCTGTCGATCTGGGAACCTTCCCACTCCACATCGCCTGGCATGTGCGCTATCGGCAGGACCCGGCCCACACCTGGTTGCGCACCCTGGTCGCCGAGGTGGCCCGTTCGCTTTGACCTCTGATCCGCAATGGGCGCTTGCCAGGCCGGCCCGCGTCATTCCACCTTCAACAGCCCCGACGCGATAAGCGCGCGATACGTCTCGGCCTGGCGATCCAGGAACTGGTCGAATTGCACGCCGCTCATCTTGACCGGCACGCCGCCGATGTCCTCGATGCGCCCGCGGACCGCGGGATCGTCCAGCGCGGCATTGCTGGCGTCGACCAGGCGCGCAATTGCCTCGGGCGGTGTGTCCTTGGGGGCCATGGTCGCCGTGAACGGTGCGATATCCACCTCCGGCTGCTTCAGTTCCGCCATGGTGGCGACGTCAGGCAAGGACGCCACGCGCTGGGGGAAGACCACGGACAGGGCGCGCAATTGGCCAGCCTTGATCAACTGCAGCGCCGACGGCAGGTCGGTCGCGACGGCGTCCAGCTGGCCGCCCAACAGATCCTGCACCGCCGGTCCCGCGCCCCGGTAGGCCGCAATGACGAACTGCTGGGACAGCGCCTTCTGCATCTGCAGGATGTTGACGTGGCCCGCCGTGCCATTGCCAGGATGGCCGAACTTCAATGTGCCGGGGTGGGCCTTCGCATAGGCCACCAGGTCCGCATAGGATTTCAGCGGCGAGTCCGCCTTGGTCACGATGACGCCAGGCACTTGCGTCAGCAGGGCCACCGGCTTCATGTCCTTCAGGCTGTAGCTGGCGGTCTTGCCGGCCAGCTGCCAGCTCGACACGATGGGGCCGGTGGTGCCGATCATGATCGTATAGCCGTCTGGCGCGGCTCGGACCATCTGGGTCGCGCCTATCATGCCGCCCGCGCCCCCCTTGTTTTCGACAATGAAGGTCTGGCCCAGCTGCTTGCCATACGCCTCGGCGAAAATGCGCGCGCTGCTGTCGGCATTGCCGCCCGGCACGAAGGGCACGATCACCCTTACGGCGCGATCGGGATAGTTGGACTTCTGCGCCCAGCCGGCCAGCGGATGCGCGAGCAGGCCGGCGGCGAGGGCCGCGGCGACAAAGCCGCGGCGGTGAGTTTGAAGGTTCATGGCGAGTCTCCCGTTTGATGAGTTTTGAAAGTGTTTGCCTGCATGCCTCGCGCTAGGTTGCGACGAGGTGATCCGTACTGAGTTGGTCGAGATCGCCGACCCCCAGTAAAGCCATGTCGCGATGGATCTCGTCGCGCAGAAGGGTGATGGCATGGGCCACGCCTGCCTGGCCGCCGACCGCGGCGGCATAGGCCATCGGCCGTCCCACGAAGACGTGGTCCGCCCCCTGCGCCAACGCCTTCAGGACATCCGTGCCGCGCCGGATGCCGCTATCCAGCATCAGGGCCATGCGGCCCTTGGCCTTGACCGCTTCGGGCAGCACCAGCATCGGCGGCGCGGTGCCGTCGAGCTGGCGGCCGCCGTGGTTGGACAGGATCACCCCATCCGCGCCCGCCTGCTCCGCGCGCATGACGTCGGCGGCGGAGATCAACCCCTTCACCACCAGCTTGCCGCGCCATTGCCGGCGCACCAGCGCCAGGTGTTCCCAGTTCAAGTGGTCGCGCAGGCCGAATTGGCGCACCACGCTGCGCGAGATGATGGGCACGCCTCTTCCCGCGCCGGCATTCTCGAAATGCGGCATGCCGTGCCTGACCAGCGTGCGTCCCAGCGTGCCCAGCAGCCAACGCGGACGAAGCAGGCCGTCCCAGGCCAGCCGCAGCCCGGGCCGCAGAGGCGTGGTGAAGCCCACCCGGACGTTGTTCTCGCGATTCGCCAGCGTGGCCGTATCCACGGTGATGACCAGGGTCTTGAACCCAGCCTTTTCCACACGCTGGAGCAAGCCTTCGATATGCGCCTGCTCGCCCGGGATATAAGCCTGGAACCAGCCGCAGGTCGGCGCCGCCTGGGCGACCCTTTCCATGCGGGTCAGCGACGCGCCGCTCAGCACATAAGGAATCCCCGCGGCTTCGGCCGCGCGTGCCATGATGACGTCGCCGTCGAAGGCGAACATCGCGCATAGCCCCATGGGCGCGATCCCGAACGGCGCCCGGTATGCCTGCCCCATCAGCGTCCGCTCCTGGTCCCGGGCGGACACGTCGACCAGCACATTGGTGCGGAACATCCACTTCCGGAAGGCTGCGACGTTGGCCTGCAAGGTGACGTTGTCCTCGACCCCGCCCTGCAGATAGCCGAAGATCGGCCGCGGCAGCACCCGCTTCGCCGCCTCTTCCAGGTCGCCCAGTGAAAGAATGCCGCGCAGCCGGGGAGGAATATGGCGCCGGGCGTTGGGCGCGGGCCCGAGCTGTTGGCGCGGTAGGGTCGTCGTCATGGGCGTTCCGTGTGACCTCTGCATAGCCTGCAGAAAGGCCGCATTGGAAATCACGCCGGCCCATGCCGGCAATTCGTTACGCCCTGCGTAACATCATGGGTGCCAGGTCGCCCGCAGGGCGGTGGCGGGAACGGCGCCCAGGGCCACGCCCAGCCGCTTGGCGGCGTCCACTGTGGCGGGCGCCAGCCTGCGCAGGACGGCGGGCGTCAACCGCTCCACCGGACCGGAAGTGCTGATGGCGCCGAGCACCGTTCCGTGCGCGCCCCGCACCGCCGCCGCCACCGCGGCCGCGCCGGTGGAGCGCTCGGCGCGCGCCCAGTGATAGCCCTGGCGGCGGATGCGCTCGTAGAGGTCGCCCGGCTCGCCCAGCGCGGCGAGGATGGTCCGCCCGGGCGCTCCGAGATCCAGCGGCAGGAGCTCGCCCGACCGGGGATGGTCGGGGCGCGCATTCGGGCCGTCGCAGCGCATCAGGCAACTGCGCAGATTGCCTTCATGCACGTAGAACGAGGCGCTCTCGCCCGTCTCCATGGAGAGCTTGCGCAGGATGGGTTCGATGACCGAGCCCACGTCGAACTGCGCCTGGTAGCGGGAGCCTATCCAGCCGGCGGCCGGGCCGAGCCGCCACGCACCGTCTTCGCGCTGCACCATGAATCGGGACAGCGCCAGGGTGCGGGCCAGCCGCAGCGCGGTGGGCTTGTGCATGCCCGTGCGGCGGGCGAGTTCGGTCAGGGAAAGGAACACCTCGTCGCCGCCGTCGAAGGCCTTGAGCAGCGACATGGCGCGGACGACGGCGTGCACATGCTCCTGGCCGGCGACGGGCGGGATGTCGGCGGGCCCCTTGAGGATCCCGGGCCCGGGCGACCGCGCCGGCGCCGTGGGTGCGTGCGATTTCGCCATACGGTTTTCCATCCGCGTATCGGTTGTCTCCAGGCGCGATGTTACGCCAGCCGTAACGCGTTGCGCGGGCGCGTGCGGCTGATCATCATTCGATTCCTGATCGATAACAACAGACCGGAGACGATGCGATGAGCACCCGGGTGAACCATGGCCGGCGTCGCCTGCCAGGCGCGGTCCTGTTGGCATCCATAGGCCGCCGCCTTGTCCGCTATCGCTTGAGTGACGATGGGTTCGTCGAGCGGGACCGCCTGGCGCTGCCGCTCACCGTTCAATACGCCTGCTTCCATCCGGCCGGGCCGATCGCCTACGTCGCCTGCAGCAATGGCGGCGTCGCCAGTCCGGGGGACCGTCACTGCCTGGTCCAGGTGTCCTTGGACGGCACCGGTATGCGCATGGTGGCTGAACCGGTCGCGCTGCCATACCGCCCGCTGCATGCGTCGGTGGACCACGAAAGCAAGCGCCTCGTGCTTGCCTACAACCGTCCGGCCGCGGTGACCCTGCATGATCTCGACGACGATGGCCGCGTGGCGCCGCGGCGTCGGCTGCTGGCGGAAGGTACCGCACTGGTCGGGTACTTCCCGCATCAGGTGATACCGATGCCCGGCAGCCGGAACCTGCTTCTGACATGCCGTGGCGATGACGCAGGCAAGGCCAGCGCGGAGAACCCGGGATCCTTGCGAGTACTGCGAGACGAAGGCCAGACGCTTGCATGCGCACAGACGGTCGCGCCGAATGGCGGCTTCGGTTTCGGCCCGCGCAACTGCGCTTTCCACCCGCGGGGGCATCTGTTGTATGCGGTGCTGGAACGCCAGAACCGCCTGGCGGCATTCCCTTATCGGGAAGGCGTCATCGCGCCCCAACCGAGCTGGGACGTGGGGCTGCTGGAGGACTCCGGCAACGTAAGGCGGCCGCAACTGGGCGGCGCCATCGCGATCCACCCCACCGGCCGATACGTCTACGTCGTCAACCGCGCGCATCCGGTCGCGGACGGCTCGGGTCGGCTGCCGGCCGACGCGATGGCCTGCGGAGAGAACAGCGTCGTGGTCTTCCACCTCGATGCCCAGACCGGCGAGCCGCGGGAGATGCAGCGCCTGGCGCTGAAAGGCCTGCACGCACGCTGTCTTGCGCTGACCGCCGACGGCAAGCTGCTCGTCGCCGCCCCGCGCCAGGCTGGCCGCTTCATGCACGACGACGGCCGCATCGTCGACTGCACGGCGGGTTTCGCCACTTTTCACGTCGCCGATACCGGTCGGCTGACATTCATCCGTCAGGACGTCGTCGACGTAGGCAACGATCAGCTGTTCTGGGCCGATTTCGCACCGGTCTGAGCGCTGGCCCGCGCGTCCGCGTCGCCTTCAGGCACTCAACTCCAGCCCATGACGTTTCATGACTGACTTCAGCATGGCGATATCCGGCGGACCGCCGGCGCCCAGTACCCCGGCCACTTCACGGAAGTAATCGGGACCGATGTTGGCGGGCGAGAACACCACCAGCGCGCGGGCTGGAACATCGCCGGGGTTGGAGAAATGATGGACGCTGCCGCGCGGCGAGAAACAGTGGTCCCCCACGTTCAAGACCT
Encoded proteins:
- a CDS encoding autotransporter outer membrane beta-barrel domain-containing protein; this translates as MANKGRRAPRQRGAAALLASLGMLAGAPAGADPAVNIVRHGDDGRDGETAFGWTDATPGKNADPVSWTQPGPIQGVGAPALEIGSVGGAGGSVYSKGVFHNLPGKVGGSGGSVWLTVPQGSDIAGTLGASAQAKPLINAYSIGGTGGIGYTSWTETEGGIARGGDGGPVTVQIGSRITANSDATPRTSALPAIRVLSQGGAAGVSKNGTPSSDGTYDYRVDTDRGGSGGAVSVVFDGSADVRVSGSLAPAVSASSLGGNGGRATNSGGYPSNAGTGGSVGFTNWGSISANGSNSAAVILQSVGGAGGNGANGAFTSGTPGSKGGAGGVVTAVNYGSINARGDYGFGIMAQSVGGVGGSGGGAAFVSGGDGGGAGLGRLVSITNYGTIRTSGTGATGIMAQSIGGGSALDAFYATQPAISKGGGSGGNSGILPFTSGGTGGQGGVGGDVKVEHRGVLVTAGDYAYGALLQSVGGGGGTGGAASSSTAFLAVALGGAGGGGGNGGNVSFESFMGSIETSGDHATAVLAQSIGGGGGAGGYATSRSVSPGLSASSATGGSGGKGGSGGQASIRNNSAIRTGGEAAFALQASSIGGGGGTGGGASAFAVALPAVTPSGEPLPSITLTNAIGGSGGDGGQGAYARAENINAGIETLGVGATGILAQSIGGGGGNAGNAYAYGLAIAAPGATAFNVTNTIGGSGGGGGSGGEARGYNDGTVSTHGESAIGMHVQSIGGGGGNAGAASAAADALSLYRTITFGQTIGGTNSKGGGKGGTVTAENRGTIETRGTSATGILLQSVGGGGGNGGAVNASASSGLSFDKTLDSLVQKLPLADSVAIVDAIGGNGGNGGDGGLVKADLASTSLLRTRGAQADGVLAQSIGGGGGTGGGGSAAASGTFSVNLSFGGKGGAGGSGGKVDVTNAGAIETYGNASHGLFAQSIGGGGGNGGNLAAPDDAPDTVGEIYATLKKAIGVEAYQKWAGDKKNAETKENLDALIKDIQNTDTYKSLNDAFKNSEFYKEMQASGKKINEYLDQQSKGSVKRPNVSLTLSMGGDGGSGNRGGQVNLTNGGRILTTGDISYGVLGQSIGGGGGQGGVAYSSGTNKTNLGGTLGGKGGSGNVGGEVIVKNQGTIQTYGGASYGVFAESVGGGGGIGVGALSSDNKNLVINFTAGGSGGSGANGGAVTVQNSGTIQTRGDEAHAIVAQSVGGGGGAFMMAPPPSDADAPAATDEKAASAGSLKELLKAVGIEKIPAASTDAGKKPSSKSGSFTLGGSGGMSGGGGAVTVTHSGTVTTSGLAAFGIFAQSVGGGGGISNAAGSPGGVKYAASYGGKGGSSGNGGVVKVELGNNASIRTAGDYSTAVYAQSIGGGGGYGGASVLQGYTLPVFGNSGGTSGDGGYIEVRTIEGATTIQTQGAKAHGVVAQSLGGGGGTVSELLKTDTTARAALEKTATALTAVVKATGGTGTLLDNIDKVPEDLQGVARLFGNDKDTVNNVLNALTTSLNQRSASQGTGGEIWVKLNGDIKTNGADSYGIFAQSGFQQSTGALDPTRAGGKISVDYTGVLQGGSGDGAAIAIDGGKSNVITIGAGSYVSALSGHAIVSTFGQESVRNYGTVVGDINLARNNTTEWNEFRNEAGGTYVSGGSGMVNVSNGAGWFYNAGSFDVGGVDTISTATVNKVDVLLGGALLVDVNSLAAPGTPNADVLKGARIFVDGVAIQPHAVDGLLPGTFQVLSADSLVVRQPATAGANPASPISWSATQTGNTVSISPSADFAGKAPSDLTNTERSLVSSLQSAWDASNPGVAGFFAAMANIDSPDKYASALNSLTATEDLAQVATRQTLAGRKSLNAALSCPVFDGDGVTLRETQCVWSRITGSRTTQSSSSAGDGFWQNGISYRLGGQWEIRPDWFFGVTGAYNTNSMHTNDRMTSVRGQGGDVSVSLKHQSGPWLLAGALHAGYGSYDSDSLFVIGDDMWKAEARNDVWTAGMRLRAAYEVVADNWYVRPYADLDVLHSYMPGYTLSGDGATLKTSSLKQWTFAISPMIEVGTRVDAGRFGWLRPFVSVGGTFLDNSGSRSKVSFSEGEGDGITFTSKSSLPNRMLNLGAGVQLYAKDKYELRMEYQAQLASHFTNQELSLRGAYRF